A portion of the Anabas testudineus chromosome 22, fAnaTes1.2, whole genome shotgun sequence genome contains these proteins:
- the spag8 gene encoding sperm-associated antigen 8 — protein MTEKPTTPKKKVGKSLLHNWVEERAVAALDNEETKIQTQRHGHKGILTVDQGCKMETVTTVKAAYIPPKDPGVRLRGIRGELLEKHIAQMIRDKVQAELNPPTPTTDFGSTTQKDFCVEGFVPLTPKTTQVHEYKTDQAVTFWSENYQRVQGVTAVQTPKAPFRKSAQFSKPISERLDETEFPPDN, from the exons ATGACAGAAAAACCCACAACTCCTAAAAAGAAAGTTGGAAAAAGTCTATTGCACAACTGGGTAGAAGAG AGGGCTGTGGCAGCTCTTGACAACGAGGAGACGAAGATACAAACCCAAAGGCACGGTCACAAAGGGATTCTGACAGTGGACCAGGGATGTAAAATGGAGACTGTCACCACAGTCAAAGCAGCTTACATACCTCCCAAGGATCCTGGCGTGAGGCTGCGCG GCATCAGAGGCGAGCTTTTGGAAAAACATATTGCTCAGATGATAAG AGATAAGGTTCAAGCTGAACTGAATCCACCAACTCCCACTACTGATTTTGGCTCCACAACCCAGAAAGATTTCTGTGTGGAGGGATTTGTGCCTCTTACACCTAAAACAACACAA GTTCATGAATATAAAACTGACCAGGCAGTCACATTTTGGAGTGAAAACTACCAGCGGGTACAG GGTGTAACCGCAGTACAGACCCCGAAAGCACCATTCAGGAAGTCAGCCCAGTTCAGCAAACCCATTAGTGAGCGGCTGGATGAAACCGAGTTCCCACCTGACAACTGA
- the pmchl gene encoding pro-melanin-concentrating hormone, like, with protein MKNLSVIFAAALLFECYALSVALPMSKTEDGSLEQDTFASLLSGEAIENNLGDTDLATVGKTRGPRVIVVAEPSLWKDIRALHNGLSLYKRRIDDNNQVIETRDAVQDPSIPILRRDTMRCMVGRVYRPCWEV; from the coding sequence ATGAAGAACCTGTCCGTCATCTTTGCTGCAGCACTTTTATTCGAGTGCTACGCACTGTCAGTGGCATTACCAATGAGCAAGACTGAAGACGGATCATTGGAGCAGGATACTTTTGCCTCGCTGTTGAGTGGTGAGGCGATAGAAAACAACCTGGGCGACACAGATCTGGCCACTGTAGGCAAAACCAGAGGACCAAGGGTAATCGTCGTTGCTGAACCAAGCCTGTGGAAGGACATCCGGGCGCTGCACAATGGACTGTCCCTTTACAAGCGGAGAATTGATGACAACAACCAGGTCATCGAAACCAGAGATGCTGTCCAGGACCCGAGCATCCCTATCCTGAGGAGGGACACCATGAGGTGCATGGTTGGACGGGTATACCGCCCGTGCTGGGAAGTCTAG